GCCTGTTTCCGGCAGGCAGGGTGCACAATGGGTTCTCTAAGGACCGTTTCCCGCCACTGGCCCCATTGTCACTGTCTCCGccttcctcctcagcctttcAGCCACATAAAGGGCCAGTGAGGTTTGGGACAGCCACAGCCCAAGGTCCCGAGGCTAAAAGCCCCTGGGTGGGGGTGTTCCAGGCCCCCTGGCCCTGTGCGAGCTGCCTCCTCTCACCCCAACCCCTCGGATCCTGGGAAAGAGACAGTCACAGCTGAAGGGCCAGGGGACCCCTGGGCTGAGGCCCAGAAATGGCTTTCCGTTCTCGCCTgggccaggggtgggggtggaggccaGAGGCCCTGCCCAGGCAGACGCAGCCCCCAGCTTTCAAGGGGGAAACTGAGACTGTGTGAGGGACACAGCTGTGCAGAGCCCACAAACACGGTCCTTTCTCCAGGTGGGCGGATATAGATGCCTGGTAAGTGCCATGCTCTCTGTGGACACCTGGGGGGTCACCTCCAGCGCCGTCCTGGGACTTCCATGGGGCAGGCTGTCTGAAAGTTGCACGTGCAAGTTACCCCTTCACACAGATCGCCTGCCTGCCACAGGGCTGACAAGGACAGGCGTCATGCACTGCGGGGGGTCCTCTCACCTTCTGCCCCTCCTCAGGTTccttgctgcttctctcctctccccagagTCCCAACTGGCATGCTGAGGGCTCAGACACAGGACCGCTCCTCTGGGGCAGCCAGCCTCCAATAACCCCTGAACAACCTCCACTTTTCCATCTCCAACCCTGAGCACTTCCTGGGACCCACAGCCTTACATCCACCTGCCCCCAGCCCAAACATCCACAAAGAGTAGAGGAGGAGGTAGCCCGTGTGCCCTCCCGCACCGCCTCCTCCACTCCTGTCTTGGGGAGGCTTTCCCATGGGCCGAGCAACCCCCTCACCTTTGGCACCTGCCCTGCTTCTCTGGCCAGCTTTCTACCAACCTCCCCTTTTCGGCCACACCCAAGTCCACCTGTTCACAAATAGCCGGGGTGGGCCCTGGCCAcaccctggcctctacccacctaTCCCAGGAAGTGCCTGAGCCCTGCACCTACAGACCCTCCCAGAGAAATCCCTGGCTTTGCAACCAGCCATCTTCTCATGAGACACAGGCAGACGCAGGGCCACAGGAGCACCATGGTGCCCCAGTGGGTCTTGGAGCATTAGGCCAGGGGCTTCATGCCTGCCCTGGGGAAGGGTGGCCAAAGTGGCATGGGAGATAGGGAGATGGTGTGGGTGAGCACATGGGCAGGAGCTACAGGAGCCTGGGGCCTGTGGATCACAGACACCTCCAGGCAAGTGCCAATTCACACAGGCACAGGTGGCTGGGGGTTGCCCAAAGACCAAGAAGCAGAGTGCCTGGTGTGGACGTGAGAGGAGTGGGAAGGCCGGGTGtggggctcacgcctgcaatcccagcactttgggaggccgaggcgggcggaccatgaggtcaggagatggagactatcctggccaacatggtgaaacccagtctcttataaaacacaaaaaattggccgggcgtggtggcatgcacctgtaatcccagctactcagatggctgaggcagaggaatcacttgaacctgggaggcagaagttgcagtgagacaagattgcgccactgcactccaacctgggcgacagagtgagactcagtctcaaaaaaaaaaaaaaaaaaaagaaaaagaaaaaaagatgagtgGAGAGTGCACACTAGAGCCAGTTAGGTACATTCATCCAATAAGCTTTTCCCCAGTGCTTCCTAGGTAACTGCTCTAGGTGCAGGAAACAATGCAGGCAGCAGGACAGGAATGGGCTGTCAGCTCCCCCTAGAGCTCAGTGTACACCCTTCCTTTCCTGGGAGGGCTGTTCCAGGCCCCCAGGGGACAGTACACACTGCGCTGGGTAGGGCTGGTGCCAACATGTGGGTAGGGCTGGTGCCAACATGTGGGCAGGCCTGTGAGACACTCTGCATTTGGGGGCTGTGGTCTGGGGAATACCCTTGTCTGGAAGCAGCCTCTCTCCCTGCAAGGGCTCCCGACCCCAGCCACGGATACTTAAGGAAGAGCCAGGCCAGGGCGCGCACAGGCAATCGCCGACATCCGTGGCTGTCCAGCCCTACCCTGGGTGTGGAGGTCGTGGCCCAGCTGCCTGACCCAGAGCTCAGCTCTTCCATTTGCACCTCCCACCCCCGGCTTCACAAGGTCACCTCCAGGAACTCGGtctttttgtgtgttgttttctGGAGAAGGAAGGTGATCTCCCAACTCCCGGGGCTGTCTGCCTCCCCTGCAGCTGGGCAGGCGACAGAGGCCCCCCACCTGTGACATCCGGCTTTCCTCCCACCACACTCGCCTGAGAGCCAGCATCTGTTTTCTTGGGCTTGCTCAAGCTCTCCTCCGTGTCAGCCCCTCCTCCATGCCCTTCTCCCTCAGACCCCAGCCCCCCATCCCTTTCCCGCCCACTGGGGTTCATCGCTCAGGCTGCAGGAGGAAACTGGAAGGACGTCCTCCAGGGGTCTGGCTGGCGCTGGGTGTCCGAGTCAGTTGAGCGCCCCCCACCAGTCTCCCCGAGGCAGTCATGGGTGTGCTGCCGCCTGGACGATGTCTCATCCCGGGGAGCGGTTTTCCCACCGGCTCCCTGGGCTCCAGCTGCCCCACGCGAGCCCCCGTTTGCTTCTGGGGCCAAGGCAGGCTTCCCTTCCTTCCACGCCAAAGACGCGCAGCCACGTTTCCCTGGGCCTCTAGCCCGTGAGATCGCCGGGTGTATCCCGACTCCCGCCGGGACGTGCGCTCCCCCAGGGCAGGGCCTGCCTGTCCCCTTCCGCGGGTCGCCAGCAGCCAGCACAGGCCGCAGACAGCGGTCCGCAGAGCGGACCAAGGAAGCCGACCCTGGCAGGCTTGGAGCGGAACAGGGCGGGGCAGAGCCCGCGAGGCTGCCGCTCGCCGGAACCCGCGGGAGGGCAGCCGGGCCGGGCGGAGCGCACCGCGCGCCGGACCGACCGCGCCGGCTCTGCCGGCCACTTCCGGTGTTGCGCGGCGGCTCCCGGCAGAAGGGGAAGGGCAAACCGCCAGCTCCGGGCCAGGGTGCGAAGGCCGCGGACCCGAGCCGGGAACGACCTTGGGCGGACGACCCTGAGCCGCGCGTCCCGCAGCCATGGAGCAGGACGACCCGGCCGAAGCGCTGACGGAGCTACGCGAGCGGCGGCTGGGCGCGCTGGAGCTGCTGCAGGCTGCGGCCGGCTCGGGCTTGGCGGCCTACGCGGTGTGGGCGCTGCTGCTCCAGCCCGGCTTCCGGCGCGTGCCGCTGCGGCTGCAGGTGCGGGGCGGGACCAGGTCGGGGGCGGGGCCGGGTAGGGGAGCGCGGCTGCCGCTCAGGGTCTCAAGGTCTGGGCGGGGCCGGGGTGAGCTCCGCCCCACGTCGAGTGGTTCGGGCCGGGAGCGGCCAGTGGACTCCCGCCGCCTCCCGGTCCAGGTGCCCTACGTTGGCGCGAGCGCGCGGCAGGTGGAGCACGTGTTGTCGCTGCTGCGAGGCCGCCCCGGAAAAACGGTGGATTTGGGCTCTGGCGACGGCAGGATCGTAAGTGCCCGTGTCTGGGTCTTCGCTGCCCCACACCCCCTACCTGCCGGCGGGCGCCCCTGTCCCCATCCTGGTTCCCACACTCTCGGTGCCCACAGGTGCTGGCGGCCCACAGGTGCGGCCTCCGCCCAGCCGTGGGCTACGAGCTGAACCCGTGGCTGGTGGCGCTGGCGCGGCTGCACGCCTGGAGGGCCGGCTGTGCCGGCAGCGTCTGCTATCGCCGCAAGGATCTCTGGAAGGTAACCTGGGGAGCCCTGGCCACCCGCTGACAGCCCAGGGTGCGGCTGACACCTGCCAGGGCTGGGGGCCGGGACTCGGAAGCTGCCGTTACCCCGTGCCCACCAGGCCTGTTCCCCGCTGGGGCAACTCCTCTTCCGGCAGGTGAGCCTGAGGGACTGCCGCAACGTGTCTGTGTTCCTGGCCCCTAGCGTGGTAGGTCTGGGGTTGCCAGCCCTGCTGGGAAGTTCCAGCCACACCCCAGGGTGTTTGCTGCTCTGAGGCCTGGGCCCGCCGGGTGGGTGCAAGGCTTGGGGGCCCCGCCCCCCCAACTCTGCTGCTCTCTCCCTCAGCTCCCACTGCTGGAGGACAAGCTGAGAGCAGAGCTGCCTGCCGGGGCCCGCGTGGTGTCTGGGCGCTTCCCGCTCCCCACCTGGCAGCCTGTGGCCGTGGCTGGCGAGGGCCTGGACCGAGTCTGGGCCTACGATGTTCCTGGGGGTGGGCAGGCTGGGGAGGCCGTCTCCTCACGGATACCCATCCAGGCTGCCCCCTGACCTAGTTCTGCCTCCGTCCTGGGGGCCCTTGTTTCTCAGGCCAGCTGAGTGTTCAAATACGATAAAGACTCTGTGGGTTGTATCCCGACTCATGTTTCGTGGGAGACGGGGTGGGAGGGCTCCATGCTGGCTGTGATGGGCTCTGCTCTGGTCCTGGGAGACGGGCTAGTGGCTGCCGGTCCTTGGATGCTGGAGCTTGGCTGGAGGCACAGCCCCCACTTTCCAGGGGTTCCCTGAACCTGCCAGCTTCCTCAGCCTCAGGATTTCTTGCTTGTACCTGCTCAGAGGGACCatgcttaagtgatctgcccatctgtGGATGGGTCTGCCTCTAGTGCCTGAGGCAGCCGTCATCCTCCATTCCGGCCAGACCAGGGCCCTGGGGTCACACCGTGCTCCCTCTCGAGAGCCCACCTGCCCAGGTGCTGGTCCACGTACTCCTGTAGCTCAGAAAGTTGCTCTTCAGCCACCGTGGCCCGGACCAGCAGCTGTGCCCGCTCCCGTTCCAGCTCTGCCTGCCATGGGGGTATAAACCATGAGCTGGGGCACGGCGTGAGGAGGGGCCTGGGCCAGCCCTTGCCTCCTACCTGGGTGCTGCGGGAGAAGTCCCGGAGCTTCTGGTGGATCTGGGCCCAGGACGCAGCGTCCAGGCCCCTgtgaggggagaggaaaggaggagtgGTTTCAGACCTGTGATGGTGCTGAGTCAGGTTCCCAGAGCCGGGAGGGGACACCTGGGAGTGAGTGAGGGAGGCGTTGGCCCCCCATGCTCCTGTGGCCCAGCCTAGGCCTTGGAGCCATCCGTGTGTGGGGGCAGCCTGGGCCCAAGGGGTCTGCTGGCTGCTCAGGGAGGGCTAAACCACAAGGCTGGCCCAGACAGTGACCCCAGCGTCAACAGGGATGCCACCCCCACACGGGTGTGCCCTAAACCCTGGGAGATGGTCCTTGGGGAGCCCTGCCCATTGTACAGCTGCGAACATGGAGGCCCAGTGGCAAGGGCTGGCCAGGTCACCAGGCACCCTGCTCCCACCCCCCGTGTCCTCCAGGTCTCAGCGGAAACCTCCCTCAGGTGTGCTCTCTCTGATCCTCTGTGTTTAAGGCCAGCTCCACCTGCAGcagctcctcttccctctcctgtgATTATCAGTGTCCCCGGGCCCCACGGAGGGACCCCAGTGTGGGGACGTGCCACTGAGTGTGTTGCCGTGACCAGACTTTGCCTGGCAGGGGCTTGGTGGAGCCACTGGGAGCCCCAGGGTGCAGGTGTTGCACTCTCTGCCCATCCCCCACAAGTCTCCCTCACACCCATGAGGGCACTCACTGTGGCTCTGATGTTCCCCCCTGGGAGGCTCCACCGGGTCCCTTCTGTGGGGATGAGAGCAGTGCCTCAGGCCCGCcgtgctgtacaggtttgtggTGGGGACAGCTCAGTTGGCTGAACAAGGCAGGCCCCTCAGAAGCCTGGGGCTGAGCTCTCTTTTGAGCCCAGGATGAGGCCTGGGGCAAGTTCTGGGGCCAAGGCCAGTGTGGGTCAGCGGGTGGGTGGGGGACACCTGGGCCTGGAGCTTCTAGGGGTCTCTAGCCTCACCTGGTCCTCCCGATGGCTGAAGTCAGTGACCAGGGGCACGGGCAATGGTTCCAGGTCCAAGCTGGCTGCGCCAAAAATAGCTTGGGGGTTCCCAGGTGCCCTGTCAGCGTAGACCAGTGTCTGTCTTGGGCCACTCCTGCTGCACACCAAGCCTTTGAGACACAGGCTTAAAGACCCACAGATGCCTGATGCCTCCCACCCCAGCGGGGCCCACCTGTAGGCAGCCAACAGCTCCTCATGCCTGCGGCTCAGATCCACCAGCCGCTTGTGGTAGGTGCGGGCAGCCCGGGCCAGCTGCTGCTCACGGCTTCGGTGCGCTGCCCGGATGTCCTCCAGAGTGGCCTCCAGGAATGTCCGGAGGgccgtggtggctggcgcctggcCTGCACTGTCTGCGTGCTCCTGGAGGTGGCGGGCTGTGTCCGCGTGGGGCCCACCCCCCATCTCTCcaaccatccccccaccccagcagGCTGAGTAGTGTGGGTGCCCCGGGGTCTCCCTGAAGCTATCCAACACACCCAGGCCAGGCTTGGGCTCCCCAGGCCTCAGGGTGCTCCTGCAGGGCTCACCGCCGCCTCCCGAGCGCAGTGCTGCAGCCGCAGGACGTACTCATCCTTCAGCGTCTTGAGCTGCAGCTGCAGCCGGGCGTTCTCGGCCTCTGCCTGTCGGAGCTGGCCTCGGCAGCTGCACAGCACCTGGGGTGGAGGCAGCCCTCATCCTGTGCCCTTGGAGTGGACCCCGGCTGAGTTTTTGGGGCCCCACCCTCCAGGTCTCCAAGCAGGCAGGGCAGGGCCTCACCACAGCCTGTGTGGCCAGTTGCTGTCCAGCTGCTCTGGCCTCCTCTCGGGCTCCCTGCAGCTGCCGGCCCAGGGCTTCCCTGAGGACACAGAGGTGAGGCTCAGGCCCACGGTGAGGGGTTCTCTCTGCTCCGGGATGGGGCCCCAGGTGAGACAGCCACTCACACACGAGTCTCCAGTGCCTGCTGCCGGGCCTCCTGACGCTCCAGCGCCCACTTCACTTGTTTCTGCAGTTGCTCCTGGCCTCCCAGCAGCTGTGGGGTATATAGGGCTGGCTGGACGAGACCCTAGGTTTGGAGTCCCAGGTGCTGCCCTCTCCCCTGAGCTAGGTGGCTACACACTCACGCCATTCCCCAGCCTCTGCTGCTCATTCTCGGGGTTCGTGGCGTTCTTAGGCTGCACCTGAATGGAACGGAGGGCAGGGAGGGCTAAGGGGTGGGTGAGCCCCAGTCTCAGTGAGGCCCCTGCTGAGGCTTCCCTCTGGCCTCTCCCAGCCAGGCCCTCTGTGTGCTCATGTGACCTGGAGTCTGCAGTCATCAGAGTGTCCAGGCACCTGGGCTTTGTGTCTTAGCTCTTGGGCTGGTGCCCAGCGGTGCATGGGGTCAGCCTCCACTGGGACCGCACAGCCCTGGCTGGTGTGATCTCCatgcagctccagctccagcacCCGGCTCTCCAGTCGAAGGATCTGTAGGACAACTGGCATGAGCGGGTACACCTGCCTGCGGGCCACCTGGGGGAGGTGAACATTCACCTGGTGCACGCTCAGGGACACGCAGCACTCACAGGGCAGGCCAAGACCCACAGATGCCATGTGCGTGTGCACACCCGTGCAGGGCACGTGTCCTGGGCCTGCACCCGTCTGTCCCccatgcactgaggctggctcaCACGGCTGCTCACCTCACTCTTCAGCTGAAAGATTTCAGCCTCATGCTGCTCCTGTAGGCGGTGGGTTGTGATCTGAATGTCGACCAGCTCCTTGGAGATCTGTGGGTGGCCAGGTGAGAGGTGGCATCTGTGGAGCCCTGCTGGCACCCTCCCTCATAGCACCCTGGGGCCCCACACCCACCTGCAGCTGCTGCTCCTCACTGAGCACCAGATCTGGTGGGACCTCTGCTTCCAGGCTGGTGGCCCACGCCGTGGTGCCCCACGCTGTGGTGCCCCCAGGAGCTCCTGGCAGCCAGTCCTTGGCTCGTAGCACAACCTGGGGAGGCACCGCCACCCATTCCCCAGGTGGGTCCCTGGAGCGGTGGCCCCACTCCCATGCAGTTACTGACCCCCTCTCCCTGCCTGGCTGAGCAGCAAAAGTTCCTCCCTTGGCTGAGATTAGACCCAGGGTGCAGGCACCTGCACCTTCCTGGCCCCTGGGGGAAAGGGCAGACTCCAGCCCCGTGGCAGGAGTGGTGCGTCCCAGAGGACTCACGTTGTCCACCCGCCGAGGGGGAGGTCCAGGCCTGGGGCCTGTGGTGGCTGCGTGCTCCATAGGCAAGGGGACCCTGGCCAGCTCCGAGCCCGGTGCCGCCTCCACGCTTGGCCTCCCTATGGCGGCTGCTGCCACAAGCACTGCTGCGTGCGTTGCCAAGGCCTCTGTTGGTTCCAAGTGACTCCCAGGGCCCCGCCCACAGTGGCAGGCCAGACCTGTGGTTGTGGAGGAGGAAGGACAGCTCTTCTTCTCCGTGCCTCCGTTTCCCCATCTGGGGAATGCGGCCCAGCGCCCCCTGCACATTCCCTGTGCAGATGGAACCAGGTGCGTGAAAGCACCCAGCCTTGACGCTGCGGACAAGCACGCAGAATGGAGCAGCAGCCCGCCCGCAGGATGCCCTGAGCTACACTCGCTGGACACCTTCTGTGTACCTAGCAGTGCTGGCTGAGCCCCGGACGGGGAGGTATGTCTCTGCACCTCCGGCCTGAGAAGCGGGGCGCGCAGGTCCCAATCAGGGGCCAGAGAACTCGGAAACGACTGGCTCAGCCGGGGCGTTCCGGAGGGCTTTCTGGAGGAGGTGCCAGCGCCGGGCGCGGCGGGGTCGGAGCGCGCGCGCGGCGCCCCACCGGGCACGCGCACCCCCGGCGGCGGGCCTTGTGGTCTCACCGCGCGCAGGATCCGGGCccggcgggggcggggcgcgTCCGCGGAGGGGGGCGGTTGGCTGCTCCCGAGCCCGGCGCCGCGCTCCGTCCAGACCCCGTGACCGGCAGCCGAGGCCCCGCCTCCGTCTGTCTGTCCTTCGGGCCGTCAGCGCAGCAGTGCGGGTGAGGCGGGCGGCGGGGGAACGCGGCTGCCCGGGGTCAGGGGTCTTGCGGCGGCAGGGCGGGGGGCCGAGGGGCGGGGCCTGGCAGGAAGGCGTGGCCTTCGGGGACTGCGGCTCGGCCTGGGGGCGGAGCCGGGGCGGGTTGGGGACCGGCCGGGTTCCGCTCCTACTGGAGCCCGGTGCGTGGAATTCCACGCGAGTGCCGGGGAGTTCCTAGGGAGCCGGGCTCCTCATTTGGCCCCCAGCGTGTTGACCGAGCCCGCTTCGCACAGACCTTCCTAGAGTGTGGAGAGCGGGCCCCGCCCTGAAGGGGCACCGTGGGCTGGGGGGCTTGTTTTGGAGCAGGCACGGGTGGCCGAGCTTCGTGACCATGAAGGTCAAGGTCATCCCCGTGCTCGAGGACAACTACATGTACCTGGTCATCGAGGAGATCACGCGCGAGGCGGTGGCCGTGGACGTGGCCGTGCCCAAGAGGGTGAGGGCAGGCCGCGGGCAGCAGGGACCCCGCCGTGACCCTCGAGAGCCTCCCCTACCCCCCTGGCAGGAGCGAGCCCCCACGTGCAGTGCTCTCTGGGCGTCATTGGCGGCTGGGGTTCCTCGATTATTTCGGGGCTCCCTGAAGTTAGGGCGCCTCTGGCCTCCGCCCTTTCGCTGCTGCCTGGTGGTCTCCGCACGGGCTGGGCGCAGTCACCGCCCGCTGGGTCCCCGTTCCCTGGCGCTGCCCCGGGCAATGGCCAgcctggggcaggacctggcGCCCCGATATGGAGGGGGTGGCCCACTGGGACCGTCTGTGTTATCGTCACTCCCGTCCCTTTCAGCTGCTGGAAATCGTGGGCCGGGAGGAGGTGTCTCTGACTGCCGTGCTGACCACCCACCATCACTGGTGAGCGCCGGCGGGGCGGGGGAGGCGGGAGGACGCCGCCGCCCTGTCCCACCCCGACCTAACCCGGaccccgcccgcccgcccgcagGGACCACGCGCGGGGAAACCCGGAGCTGGCGCGGCTGCGTCCCGGGCTGGCGGTGCTGGGCGCGGACGAGCGCATCTTCTCGCTGACGCGCAG
This genomic window from Macaca mulatta isolate MMU2019108-1 chromosome 20, T2T-MMU8v2.0, whole genome shotgun sequence contains:
- the CCDC78 gene encoding coiled-coil domain-containing protein 78 isoform X17, with translation MCRGRWAAFPRWGNGGTEKKSCPSSSTTTGLACHCGRGPGSHLEPTEALATHAAVLVAAAAIGRPSVEAAPGSELARVPLPMEHAATTGPRPGPPPRRVDNVVLRAKDWLPGAPGGTTAWGTTAWATSLEAEVPPDLVLSEEQQLQISKELVDIQITTHRLQEQHEAEIFQLKSEILRLESRVLELELHGDHTSQGCAVPVEADPMHRWAPAQELRHKAQVPGHSDDCRLQVQPKNATNPENEQQRLGNGLLGGQEQLQKQVKWALERQEARQQALETRVEALGRQLQGAREEARAAGQQLATQAVVLCSCRGQLRQAEAENARLQLQLKTLKDEYVLRLQHCAREAAEHADSAGQAPATTALRTFLEATLEDIRAAHRSREQQLARAARTYHKRLVDLSRRHEELLAAYRAPGNPQAIFGAASLDLEPLPVPLVTDFSHREDQHGGPEALLSSPQKGPGGASQGGTSEPQGLDAASWAQIHQKLRDFSRSTQSWNGSGHSCWSGPRWLKSNFLSYRSTWTSTWAGTSKKS
- the CCDC78 gene encoding coiled-coil domain-containing protein 78 isoform X19, coding for MCRGRWAAFPRWGNGGTEKKSCPSSSTTTGLACHCGRGPGSHLEPTEALATHAAVLVAAAAIGRPSVEAAPGSELARVPLPMEHAATTGPRPGPPPRRVDNVVLRAKDWLPGAPGGTTAWGTTAWATSLEAEVPPDLVLSEEQQLQISKELVDIQITTHRLQEQHEAEIFQLKSEILRLESRVLELELHGDHTSQGCAVPVEADPMHRWAPAQELRHKAQVPGHSDDCRLQVQPKNATNPENEQQRLGNGPALYTPQLLGGQEQLQKQVKWALERQEARQQALETRVEALGRQLQGAREEARAAGQQLATQAVVLCSCRGQLRQAEAENARLQLQLKTLKDEYVLRLQHCAREAAEHADSAGQAPATTALRTFLEATLEDIRAAHRSREQQLARAARTYHKRLVDLSRRHEELLAAYRAPGNPQAIFGAASLDLEPLPVPLVTDFSHREDQKGPGGASQGGTSEPQGLDAASWAQIHQKLRDFSRSTQSWNGSGHSCWSGPRWLKSNFLSYRSTWTSTWAGTSKKS
- the CCDC78 gene encoding coiled-coil domain-containing protein 78 isoform X33, whose protein sequence is MEHAATTGPRPGPPPRRVDNVVLRAKDWLPGAPGGTTAWGTTAWATSLEAEVPPDLVLSEEQQLQISKELVDIQITTHRLQEQHEAEIFQLKSEILRLESRVLELELHGDHTSQGCAVPVEADPMHRWAPAQELRHKAQVPGHSDDCRLQVQPKNATNPENEQQRLGNGLLGGQEQLQKQVKWALERQEARQQALETRVEALGRQLQGAREEARAAGQQLATQAVVLCSCRGQLRQAEAENARLQLQLKTLKDEYVLRLQHCAREAAEHADSAGQAPATTALRTFLEATLEDIRAAHRSREQQLARAARTYHKRLVDLSRRHEELLAAYRSGPRQTLVYADRAPGNPQAIFGAASLDLEPLPVPLVTDFSHREDQHGGPEALLSSPQKGPGGASQGGTSEPQGLDAASWAQIHQKLRDFSRSTQSWNGSGHSCWSGPRWLKSNFLSYRSTWTSTWAGTSKKS
- the CCDC78 gene encoding coiled-coil domain-containing protein 78 isoform X38 — its product is MEHAATTGPRPGPPPRRVDNVVLRAKDWLPGAPGGTTAWGTTAWATSLEAEVPPDLVLSEEQQLQISKELVDIQITTHRLQEQHEAEIFQLKSEILRLESRVLELELHGDHTSQGCAVPVEADPMHRWAPAQELRHKAQVPGHSDDCRLQVQPKNATNPENEQQRLGNGLLGGQEQLQKQVKWALERQEARQQALETRVEALGRQLQGAREEARAAGQQLATQAVVLCSCRGQLRQAEAENARLQLQLKTLKDEYVLRLQHCAREAAEHADSAGQAPATTALRTFLEATLEDIRAAHRSREQQLARAARTYHKRLVDLSRRHEELLAAYRAPGNPQAIFGAASLDLEPLPVPLVTDFSHREDQHGGPEALLSSPQKGPGGASQGGTSEPQGLDAASWAQIHQKLRDFSRSTQSWNGSGHSCWSGPRWLKSNFLSYRSTWTSTWAGTSKKS
- the CCDC78 gene encoding coiled-coil domain-containing protein 78 isoform X21, coding for MCRGRWAAFPRWGNGGTEKKSCPSSSTTTGLACHCGRGPGSHLEPTEALATHAAVLVAAAAIGRPSVEAAPGSELARVPLPMEHAATTGPRPGPPPRRVDNVVLRAKDWLPGAPGGTTAWGTTAWATSLEAEVPPDLVLSEEQQLQISKELVDIQITTHRLQEQHEAEIFQLKSEILRLESRVLELELHGDHTSQGCAVPVEADPMHRWAPAQELRHKAQVQPKNATNPENEQQRLGNGLLGGQEQLQKQVKWALERQEARQQALETRVEALGRQLQGAREEARAAGQQLATQAVVLCSCRGQLRQAEAENARLQLQLKTLKDEYVLRLQHCAREAAEHADSAGQAPATTALRTFLEATLEDIRAAHRSREQQLARAARTYHKRLVDLSRRHEELLAAYRAPGNPQAIFGAASLDLEPLPVPLVTDFSHREDQKGPGGASQGGTSEPQGLDAASWAQIHQKLRDFSRSTQSWNGSGHSCWSGPRWLKSNFLSYRSTWTSTWAGTSKKS
- the CCDC78 gene encoding coiled-coil domain-containing protein 78 isoform X35, coding for MEHAATTGPRPGPPPRRVDNVVLRAKDWLPGAPGGTTAWGTTAWATSLEAEVPPDLVLSEEQQLQISKELVDIQITTHRLQEQHEAEIFQLKSEILRLESRVLELELHGDHTSQGCAVPVEADPMHRWAPAQELRHKAQVPGHSDDCRLQVQPKNATNPENEQQRLGNGPALYTPQLLGGQEQLQKQVKWALERQEARQQALETRVEALGRQLQGAREEARAAGQQLATQAVVLCSCRGQLRQAEAENARLQLQLKTLKDEYVLRLQHCAREAAEHADSAGQAPATTALRTFLEATLEDIRAAHRSREQQLARAARTYHKRLVDLSRRHEELLAAYRAPGNPQAIFGAASLDLEPLPVPLVTDFSHREDQHGGPEALLSSPQKGPGGASQGGTSEPQGLDAASWAQIHQKLRDFSRSTQSWNGSGHSCWSGPRWLKSNFLSYRSTWTSTWAGTSKKS
- the CCDC78 gene encoding coiled-coil domain-containing protein 78 isoform X37, which gives rise to MEHAATTGPRPGPPPRRVDNVVLRAKDWLPGAPGGTTAWGTTAWATSLEAEVPPDLVLSEEQQLQISKELVDIQITTHRLQEQHEAEIFQLKSEILRLESRVLELELHGDHTSQGCAVPVEADPMHRWAPAQELRHKAQVQPKNATNPENEQQRLGNGLLGGQEQLQKQVKWALERQEARQQALETRVEALGRQLQGAREEARAAGQQLATQAVVLCSCRGQLRQAEAENARLQLQLKTLKDEYVLRLQHCAREAAEHADSAGQAPATTALRTFLEATLEDIRAAHRSREQQLARAARTYHKRLVDLSRRHEELLAAYRSGPRQTLVYADRAPGNPQAIFGAASLDLEPLPVPLVTDFSHREDQHGGPEALLSSPQKGPGGASQGGTSEPQGLDAASWAQIHQKLRDFSRSTQSWNGSGHSCWSGPRWLKSNFLSYRSTWTSTWAGTSKKS
- the CCDC78 gene encoding coiled-coil domain-containing protein 78 isoform X16; this encodes MCRGRWAAFPRWGNGGTEKKSCPSSSTTTGLACHCGRGPGSHLEPTEALATHAAVLVAAAAIGRPSVEAAPGSELARVPLPMEHAATTGPRPGPPPRRVDNVVLRAKDWLPGAPGGTTAWGTTAWATSLEAEVPPDLVLSEEQQLQISKELVDIQITTHRLQEQHEAEIFQLKSEILRLESRVLELELHGDHTSQGCAVPVEADPMHRWAPAQELRHKAQVPGHSDDCRLQVQPKNATNPENEQQRLGNGPALYTPQLLGGQEQLQKQVKWALERQEARQQALETRVEALGRQLQGAREEARAAGQQLATQAVVLCSCRGQLRQAEAENARLQLQLKTLKDEYVLRLQHCAREAAEHADSAGQAPATTALRTFLEATLEDIRAAHRSREQQLARAARTYHKRLVDLSRRHEELLAAYRSGPRQTLVYADRAPGNPQAIFGAASLDLEPLPVPLVTDFSHREDQKGPGGASQGGTSEPQGLDAASWAQIHQKLRDFSRSTQSWNGSGHSCWSGPRWLKSNFLSYRSTWTSTWAGTSKKS
- the CCDC78 gene encoding coiled-coil domain-containing protein 78 isoform X20, which gives rise to MCRGRWAAFPRWGNGGTEKKSCPSSSTTTGLACHCGRGPGSHLEPTEALATHAAVLVAAAAIGRPSVEAAPGSELARVPLPMEHAATTGPRPGPPPRRVDNVVLRAKDWLPGAPGGTTAWGTTAWATSLEAEVPPDLVLSEEQQLQISKELVDIQITTHRLQEQHEAEIFQLKSEILRLESRVLELELHGDHTSQGCAVPVEADPMHRWAPAQELRHKAQVQPKNATNPENEQQRLGNGLLGGQEQLQKQVKWALERQEARQQALETRVEALGRQLQGAREEARAAGQQLATQAVVLCSCRGQLRQAEAENARLQLQLKTLKDEYVLRLQHCAREAAEHADSAGQAPATTALRTFLEATLEDIRAAHRSREQQLARAARTYHKRLVDLSRRHEELLAAYRAPGNPQAIFGAASLDLEPLPVPLVTDFSHREDQHGGPEALLSSPQKGPGGASQGGTSEPQGLDAASWAQIHQKLRDFSRSTQSWNGSGHSCWSGPRWLKSNFLSYRSTWTSTWAGTSKKS